In Spirochaetota bacterium, the sequence TTGCTTTACGTTCATTATTTCCCGCTAGTGCCCGATGCTACATTATATTCCTTATGTACTGCTGGGACAATGTTTGATTGCAATGCTGTCAATACCAGTGCCTATGCAGTATTGTTTGGCATGCCACTGTCAGCATGGGGAGTGGCATTCTATTTATTTTTTATAGCAGTAATTTTACTTTCTATTATATTTTATAAAAAGATAAAGACAATAACATTATCTGAAATTAAAGGTGGTGTTATTGTAGGAGTATTTTTATTTACTGCATTTGCA encodes:
- a CDS encoding vitamin K epoxide reductase family protein, with product MNNKKILLAMIITCFVAVIVSLYLLYVHYFPLVPDATLYSLCTAGTMFDCNAVNTSAYAVLFGMPLSAWGVAFYLFFIAVILLSIIFYKKIKTITLSEIKGGVIVGVFLFTAFA